A segment of the Streptomyces sp. XD-27 genome:
AGCCGGTTGGCGGCCTCGTGCGCCTGGGAGCGCAGCGCCTCGGTGAACCCGCGGACCGAGTCCAGCTCCCCGGAGAGCGCTTGCAGCTCCGTGTGGTCGCGCAGGGTGACGACCGTACCCCGCTGCCCCCCGCTGCTCACCGGTGAGGTGTTGACCACCAGCACCCGCTCGGCGGTCAGGTGCAGCTCGTCCACCCGCGGCTCGGCGGCCAGCAGCGCGCCGGTCAGCGGGGCGGGCAGGCCCAGGTCGCTGATGAGCCGTCCGACGGGGTCGGTCAGGCCCAGCAACTCCCGCGCCCCGTCGTTGACCAGCGCCACCCGCCGCTGTCCGTCGAGCATCAGCAGCCCCTCCCGCACCGCGTGCAGCGTGGCCTGGTGGTAGTCGTACATCCGGCTCAGCTCGCCGGCGTTCATGCCGTGGGTGTGGTGCCGCAGGCGGCGGTTGATCACGTACGTGCCCGCCCCGCCGAGCGCGAGGGCGGCCAGTGCCACGCCCAGCAGCGTGAGCAACTGGTCCCGCAGCCGCGCGCTGATCTCGTCGACCGTGATGCCCGCGCTGACCAGCCCGGTGATCCGGCCGCCGTCGCGCACCGGGGTCACGACCCGTACCGACGGGCCGAGGGTGCCGGTGTAGGTCTCCGTGAAGGTCTCGCCGCGCAGCGCGGGGGCGGTGTGGCCGAGGAACTCCTCGCCGATCCGCTCGGGGTCCGGGTGCGTCCAGCGGATGCCCCGCGGGTCCATGATCGTGACGAACGTGACGCCGGTGCTCTTGCGTACCTGCTCCGCGTACGGCTGGAGCGCGGCGGTGGGGTCCGCGGTACGGATGGCCCGGACGACCGAGGGGGAGTCGGCGACCGCGGTCGCGGCGGCGGTCGCCTGGCGGCGCGCGGCGGTTTCGGCCTGGCTCCGGTCGGTGAGGTAGGTGAAGACCGCGCATCCGGCGACGACCACGGCGACGAGCACGACCTGCATCGCGAAGAGCTGGCCGGCCAGGCTCCGCGGCCTGCGGGGGCGCCGGGGTCTTCGAGGCCCCCGGTCGACCCGGGGCGGTGAACGCGCATGTCGCTCAGTGTGCACGCGAGTCGTTGTGTGAACGAAATGAACACAAGGGTGACCGCCGTCACAGGCGGGGTGCATAGTCACCGGGACCGTCCGGGACACGGGAGTCCGGGGCCGTCCGGGACGTGTGAGCCGCACGGACCGACCAGGATTTCAAGGAGGCAGCCGTGGCTGCGCAGACCTCGCCCGCGGGACAGCCGACGCGGCGGACCCCGCGGGACCGGACCCACTATCTGTACCTCGCCGTGATCGCCGCGGTGCTCCTCGGCGTCGCGGTGGGCTTCGCCGCGCCCGACGTCGCCGTGGAGCTCAAGCCCATCGGCAAGGGATTCGTCAATCTGATCAAGATGATGATCTCGCCGATCATCTTCTGCACGATCGTGCTCGGCGTCGGATCGGTCCGCAAGGCCGCCAAGGTCGGCGCGGTCGGCGGGCTCGCGCTCGGCTACTTCCTGCTGATGTCCACCGTCGCGCTCGCCATCGGCCTGCTCGTCGGCAACATTCTGGAGCCGGGCAGCGGGCTGCACCTGACCTCGGAGGCGGCCAAGGCCGGACAGGGCCAGGCCGAGGGCGCCAGCGAGTCCACCACGGCCTTCCTGCTCGGCATCATCCCGACCACGATGGTCTCCGCCTTCACCACGGAGAAGGTGCTCCAGACCCTGCTCGTCGCGCTGCTCGTCGGCTTCGCGCTCCAGGGGATGGGCAAGGCCGGGGAGCCGGTGCTGCGCGGCATCGGGCACATCCAGCGGCTGGTCTTCCGCGTGCTGTCGATGATCATGTGGGCCGCGCCGGTGGGTGCGTTCGGCGCCATCGCGGCGGTGGTCGGCGAGACCGGCACGGACGCGCTGAAGTCGCTGGCCGTCATCATGATCGGCTTCTACGTCACCTGCGCCCTCTTCGTCTTCCTGGTGCTCGGCACGCTCCTGCGGCTGGTCGCGGGCGTCAACATCCTGCACCTGCTCACGTACCTGGGGCGCGAGTTCCTGCTGATCGTCTCGACGTCGTCGTCGGAGTCGGCGCTGCCGCGGCTGATCGCCAAGATGGAGCACGCGGGCGTCAGCAAGCCGGTGGCCGGCATCACCGTCCCGACCGGGTACTCCTTCAACCTGGACGGCACCGCGATCTACCTGACCATGGCGTCGCTGTTCATCGCCGAGGCGATGGGCGACCCGCTCTCGATCGGCCAGCAGATCTCGCTGCTGCTGTTCATGATCGTGGCCTCCAAGGGCGCGGCGGGGGTCACCGGCGCCGGCATGGCGACCCTGGCGAGCGGCCTCCAGTCCCACCGCCCCGAACTGGTCGACGGCGTCGGCATGATCGTCGGCATCGACCGCTTCATGAGCGAGGCGCGGGCGGTGACCAACTTCGCGGGCAACGCCGTCGCCACCGTGCTGGTCGGCACCTGGACCAAGGAGATCGACAAGGACCGGATGCGGGAGGTCCTGGCGGGCCGGTTGCCGTTCGACGAGGCGACGCTGGCGGACGACGCGCACGGCGGCGGGGCGGACGGGCACGAGGGGCCGAAGGAGAACGCGCCCAAGGAGGCCGCGGGCGTCTGACGATCGACGTCCCGACCTACGGGGCGGGGGCGGTACGGGCCGGGCCGCGGGTGCCACGGTCCGTACCGCCCCCGCCCGACCCGCTGTTCAGGCCGTAGTCAGCGCGATGTCGAGCGGCGACCGCTATCGATGGGGCATGGACATCGATCAGCGGTACGCATACGAAGCGGAAGAACCGCGGCCTGAGGAGCCGGCGGCTGACGAGTCGGTGCCGGGCAAGTCGGTGCCGGACGCGTCGGCGGCCGACGAGGCGCGCATCATGCAGCTCGCCGCCGGTGGCGGCTTCGCGCGTGCCCTGGCCGTCGCCGCCAGGCTCGGCATCGCCGACATCCTGGACGGCGGGCGTCTGCCGTACCACGAGATCGCCGCACGCGGCGGCGCGGACCCGGACGTCACGCGGCGCCTGATGGAGACGCTCACGCTCTGCGGGGTGTTCGAGCGCGACGCGTGCGGCGACTACGGGCTCGCCGCCGCCTTCGCGCGACTGCGCGGCAGCCATCCGCGGTCGCTCCGGAACTTCTGCGTCCTGATGGCCGAGACCTACGACGACGCCTTCGCCGGGCTGCCGCACACCGTGGCGACCGGGGAGTCCGGCTTCGAGCGGGTCTTCGGCAAGCCCTTGTACGCGTATCTGGCGGGCGACCCCGAGGCCGAGCGGGTCTTCGACGCCGCGATGGCCGAACTCGCCCGGCCCGTGGTCGCCGAACTCGCCCGGCGCGCCGACTTCGGCACCGTACGCCGGGTGATCGACATCGGCGGCGGGGACGGCACGGTGCTGGCCGGGGTGCTCGCCGCCCACCCGTTGCTGGAGGGCGTGTGCGTGGACCGGCCCAGCGTGTGCGAGCGGGCCCGGGCGAGGCTGCGGGCGGGCGCCGGTGAGCGGCCCGCCGACGGGCGGTTGGCCTTCCGGCCCGCGGACATCTTCGCGGAGGTGCCCGCGGGTGGCGACCGCTATCTGCTGAAGAACGTCCTCCACGACTGGGACGCCGAGCGGCGGTTGCGCATCCTGACGGTGGTGCGCGAGGCGATGCTGCGCACCGAGGCGACGCGGGCGACGCCTCGGCTGCTCATCGTGGAGCCGCTCCAGGAGAGCGACGCGGACGGCGCGCACACGCTGTTCCAGATGGTGATGTGCGGGAAGGACACCGAGCTGTTCACCGGGCCGGAGATGCACAAGCTGGTGCAGACGGCGGGGTTCACGCTGCTGTCGGCGGAGCGGCTCGCGGGCGGACACCACGTCTTCGAGTGCGTGGCCGTGGCGTCCTAGGCGGGGTCCGACAGGTCGTGCGACGGGCAGACGACCGCGCCGTTGCGGCCGGTTGCGCTCAGCGGCGCAGGTCCCTGCTCCGTACGTACCGCAGTCCGCAGGCGTCCTCGTACGGGTCGCCGTCCGCGAGGATCAGGGCGCGCAGCGGCTGCATCGGGAGCCAGGTCAGGCCGAGGAGCCAGCGGCCCACGGTCTGCCAGAAGCGGGGCCGGCCCGCGTCCGCCTCGCGCACCACGCGCGTCACGAGCAGGAACTTGCCCACGGTCGTCCGGAACAGCAGGGTTCCCAGCACATGGTTGACGAACGAGACGCCGAAGACACACCCGACGTAGATCCCCAGGGTGGCCCCGATCCCCAGGGTGGCCGCGCCCTTGCCGTGCGCGAGCTGTGCGGCGAGGCTGAAACCGCCGACTATCGTGATCGCGCAGTCGATCCCGGCGAAGAGCATGCGGCGTATGTCACCGACCTCCTCGGGCACAGAGGGGGGCTGTGGGGTCGGATGCGGGTACGGGTACGGGGGCTGGGGAGCGTACGGCTGGTTCGGAGACGGGTGGCGCTGGTAATCGATCACGGAGCACCATCCTGCCGTACGCCTGTGACAGCTGAGTCTCAGATTGATGCGCGAGCGATGCCGGGACGCCCACCGCCCCGCCCGAGAGGGCGACGGGGCGGTGGGCGTCCCGGCTAGGACCGTCCGGCGGCCGGACGCGTCCACACCGCGACGTGGTCGACGAGCATCGGGTGGCCCGGATCGGTGGCGGCGCCGGGCGTCCTCGTCCCCGCGATCGCGTCGGGGAAGGCGCCGCCGACGGCGACGTTGAGGAGGATGAAATAGCCCGCGTGGCCGGTCATGTCGTTCCACGCACCGGCGTCGACCTCGTTCTGGCCGACGCGGTGGAACAACTGGTCGTCCACGTACCAGCGCAGCTCGTTCGGCGCGGTGCCCCGGTCCCACTCGAAGCGGAAGGTGTGGAACGCGGTCTGGCAGCTCGCTCCCGGGCAGGTGCGGCTGGCGCCGATGCCGTTGGTCTCGTTGCAGGGACCGCCGGGGTTCACGCCGCAGTGCAGCGTGCCCCATACGGTGTTGGCCCCGTTGACGTTCTCCATGACGTCGAACTCGCCGATGCCCGGCCAGTTCTGGTAGTTGCCGCGGTACGGCGAGCCGAGCGCCCAGAACGCCGGCCAGTAGCCGAGCGCGGCGTCCCCGGTGACGTCCGGCATCCTGATCCGGCCCTCGATGCGCAGCACACCGCCGTCGGGGGCCTTGAAGTCCGCCCGCCTGGTCTCGATGCGCGCCGAGGTCCAGTTGCCCGCCCCGTCCCGCAGCGGGGTGATGCGCAGGTTGCCCGCCCCGTCCAGGCTCACGTTGTCGGGGGAGTCGGTGTAGTTCTGTATCTCGCCGGTGCCCCAGTCGGCGGGCCCGCCGGGGTAGTTGTGCCCGGTGTCGATCTGCCAGTCGTCGGACGAGGGCAGGCTGCGGGCGGGGCCGTCGAAGTCGTCGCTCCACTGGAGGTTCCAGCCGGGGGCGGGCGGCACCTCGGCGGTGGCGGGCGCGGCCCCGAACAGCGTGGCCAGCGCGGCGGTCGCGAGGGCCGCCGCGGACAGGGCGGAGAGCAGGGCCGTGCGGCGGCGGCGCGGGGTGCGCGGCGGTGCGGATGCCGCGGTCGACGCGGAGGGTGCGGATGGTACGGCTGGTGCCTGGGTGCTTGCGTTCGTGCTCATGGGAGAACGCCTCCAGGGAGGTGTGGGGGATGCGCACGGATGCATGAGAGCGCTCTCACATGGTGGTTGCGGTGCCTGCCGGCGTCAATGGGTTGAGCTGAGGGCCTGTGAACCCGGCGTCACACGCTCTTGGGCACCGTCTTCCGAACGGCGTCGGCCAGTTCCTCCAGAGCCTGGACGTCGCCGTACTCGTCGGGAATGCTCACCTCGACGTACGCCTCGCGGTACGTGGTGGTGCAGCGGTGGCGGCCCCCCTGCGGGCTCTCCAACATCCAGTCCACGCCCCGGAACCGTCCTCCCGCCGCCCTGGCGTTGTTCATCTCCGCCGGTCGTTCGACACCGCACCGGAGGGTGATCGCGGGATCCCCCACGCCGTGGTGAACCGCGACGAGGGTTCCGTCTCCCTCCGCTTGCCACCGACCAGGGAATCGGGGACCGCGTCGAGCAGGGCGTCGCAGATCCGCGCGACGTCCGCGTCCGGAGAGGGCGCCGACACCGCCACGCCGTCGCCGGACGACGAACACGAGGACAGGCACGTCGCGGCGGCGAGCAGGAGGACGGCGAGCGGTGCGGTGCGTATGGCGTGGCGGCGGCGGTGCGGGTGCATGCGTCGACGGTATAGGTCGTGGCCGGTGGCTCCTGCCCCCTCCCCCAGCCAGGGGGAGGGGGCAGGAGCCGCTCAGGCGGGCCGGAGCCAGATCGTCGCCAGGGGCGGGAGCACCGGGGCGATGCTGGTGCGGCGGCCGTGCCAGGGGATCGGTTCCGCCTTCATGGGCTCGTCGTTGGCCACCCCGCTGCCGCCGTACGCCGCCGCGTCCGTGTTCAGCACCTCGTGCCAGGCGGCGATCCGCTCCGGCACCCCCAGCCGGTACTCGTGGCGTACCACCGGCGAGAAGTTGCTCACCGACAGCAGCGGGCCGCCCTGGGCGTCGAAGCGGAGGAAGGCGAAGACGTTGTCCTCCCACGCGTCGCCGGTCACCCAGGCGAAGCCCTCCGGCATCGTGTCCCGCTGCCAGAGCGAGGGCGTGGCGGTGTAGAGGCGGTTCAGGTCGCGGACCAGGTCCCGTACGCCCCGGTGGTCGCCCGCCGAGGCGTAGGAGTCGTCGAGCAGCCACCACTCCGGCCCGTGCTCGTGCGACCACTCCGCGCCCTGGGCGAACTCCTGGCCCATGAAGAGGAGTTGCTTGCCGGGGTGCGCCCACATGAAGCCCAGGTACGCGCGGTGGTCCGCGCGGCGCTGCCACCAGTCGCCCGGCATCTTCGACACCAGCGCCTGCTTGCCGTGCACCACCTCGTCGTGCGAGATCGGCAGGACGTAGTTCTCGCTGTACGCGTAGACCATGGAGAAGGTCATCTCGTTGTGGTGGTACTTGCGGTGCACCGGCTCGTGCGCGACGTAGCCCAGCGAGTCGTGCATCCAGCCCATGTTCCACTTCAGCCCGAAGCCGAGTCCGCCGAAGCCGCCCGCGCCGACCAGATGGGTCGGGCGCGTCACCCCGTCCCAGGCGGTGGACTCCTCGGCGATGGTGACCACGCCGGGACACCGCCGGTAGACGGTCGCGTTCATCTCCTGGAGGAAGGCGACCGCGTCCAGGTCCTCGCGGCCGCCGCGGGCGTTGGGCGTCCACTGGCCGTCCTCGCGGGAGTAGTCCAGGTAGAGCATCGAGGCCACGGCGTCCACCCGGAGCCCGTCGATGTGGAACTCCTCGCACCAGTAGACCGCGTTCGCGACCAGGAAGTTGCGTACCTCGGTGCGGCCGTAGTCGAACTCCAGCGTCCCCCAGTCGGGGTGCGCGGCGCGCTGCGGGTCGGCGTGCTCGTACAGGGAGGTCCCGTCGAACGCGGCCAGCGCCCAGTCATCCCGGGGGAAGTGCGCGGGCACCCAGTCGACGATCACGCCGATGCCCGCCTGGTGCAGCGCGTCGATCAGGAACTTCAGGTCGTCGGGGGTGCCGAGCCGGGCGGTGGGCGCGTAGAAGCCGGTGACCTGGTAGCCCCAGGAGCCGCCGAAGGGGTGCTCGGCCACCGGCATGAACTCCACATGTGTGAAGCCGAGATCCTTGACGTACGCGGGGAGCTGCTCGGCGAGCTGGCGGTAGGTCAGGCCGGGCCGCCAGGACGGCAGGTGCACCTCGTACACGGAGAACGGCGACTCGTGGATCCGGTGCTCGGTCCGGCGCTCCAGCCATGCCGCGTCCTGCCACTGGTGGTGGGAGGCGTGGACGACGGAGCCGTTGGCCGGGGGGCACTCGGTGCGCCGCGCCAGCGGGTCGGCGCGCTGGGTGTGGCCGCCGTCCGGGCGGGTGATCTCGTACTTGTACAGCGCTCCCTCGCCGACGCCGGGCAGGAACAGCTCCCACACCCCGCTGTGCCCCAGCGAGCGCATCGGGAAGGCCGTGCCGTCCCAGTAGGTGAAGTCGCCGACGACCCGGACGCCGCGGGCGTTGGGCGCCCACACGGTGAAGCGGGTGCCGGTCACCCCCTGGTGCGTCATCGGGCGCGCGCCGAGCGCCTGCCACAGCTGCTCGTGCCGGCCCTCGCTGATCAGGTGCAGGTCGAGTTCGCCGAGGGCGGGCAGGAAGCGGTACGGGTCGTGCAGCTCCAGCTCGTCGTGGTCGTAGGTGACCAGCAGCCGGTAGTCGGGGACCTCGGTCAGCGGCAGCACCCCGGCGAAGAAGCCGTCACCCTCCGAACGCAGCTGGGCCCTGAGCCCCTTGGCGGTCACGGCCACGGAGCGCGCGAACGGCCGCAGAGCGCGGAAGACCACGCCGCCGGGCACCGGGTGGGCGCCGAGGTGGCCGTGCGGGTCGTGGTGCTCGCCGGCCAGCAGCCGCCGCCGGTCGGCGGGGTCGAGGGGCGGGGCGGGGCGCACCCCGCGCTCGGCCCTGGCTTCGCTGGTCACCGCCCCGGCTCTGGCGGCCCCCGCCGCGGGCGGACGGCCGGTCAGGGGCCGCTGCCGACCGCCGTTGCTGTTTCCGTCGGTGCTGGTGCTGGTGCTGGTGCTGGTGCTGGTGCTGGTGCTGGTGCTGGTGCTGGTGCGCGGGGTGTGGGGGGCGCGCGGGGTGGGCGGCGCGGTGTACGAGGACCGGCCGCCCGCAGCCGACGGCGCGTCCGCACGCGGTGTGTCCCCGGAACCGCCGCGCAGGAAGGTGGCCGGGAGGGGTGAGGGCCGGAGCGGACCGGGCGCGGCGGCGGAGGGCTCGTGGCCGGGCACCGGCACCTCTTCGGACGGGTCGGGGGACGGCGGTCGTACGGTCACGGGTGGTCCTCCTTGCGGCCCCGCCCGGAGGCGGCGGCCTTCGTCAACGGAAGGTCGGTGAGGGGGCGCCAGGTCTGCGCGAGCAGGACCGCGCGGTCAAGACGTACGGAGGGCTGGCTACGGGTGGGAACGGGGCACGAGCCGCGCGTGGGCGCCGCGTCATCGGTCGTCCGCCGGGCGGGTGGTGCCCGACAGGCGGCGGACGGCCGACATGGGGATGGAGAGCCAGTCCGGGCGGTGCCGCGCTTCGTAGAGCACCTCGTACACCGCCTTGTCGGTCTCGTACGCGCGCAGCAGCTCCGGTTCGTCGCGCGGGTCGCGGCCGGAGACCGCCGCGTACCCGGCGCAGTACGCGGCGCGGGTGCGCCGGGCCCAGTCGTCGGCCCGTTCGGGGCCGGAGGAGTGGCCGCAACCGCAACCGGGGCCGCAACCGCACCCGGGGCCGCAGCCGTGCCCGTTTCCGAACGCGACGGCGGTTCCGGCGCCGGCCGCCTGCCTCGCCTCCGATCGGGTCTCCGTCCGCGCGCCCGCCCGGGGCGCCGAGCCCGTCGCCGCCGCTCCGTCGCCCGGCCCCGTCCAGGCCGTCCCGACGCACGCCCCCGCGGCACCCCCGGCCTCCGCGGTGCCGCTGGCCCCCCGGCGCCACCGCCGCCGGTCTCGGCGGCGGTGCGGCCGGCCACCGCCGCCGCGTAGTCGAACGAGCGCAGCATCCCCGCGATGTCCCGGACGGCCGGCTGCGGGCGGCGGCGTTCGGCCAGGGGCGGGACGGCTCGCCCTCGAAGTCGATCAGCGACCACGGCTCGCCCTCCGCCGTCCGCAGCACCTGCCCCAGGTGCAGGTCGCCGTGGATGCGCTGGGCCGCCCACGTGCGGCCCGCCCGGCCGAGCGCGGCGAGGTCCTCGAAGGCGGTGCGCAGCCGTGCGCGGTACGGGTGGAGGGCGGGGACGGCGGAGGCGGCGGCGTCCAGGCGCTCGGACATGGCCGCCGCGAGATGCTCGATCTGCGGGCGGCGCAGCACCGCGGCCGGCAGCGCGTCCGCCATCGCCAGGTGCACCTCGGCCGTGGCCCGGCCCAGCGCGTGCGCGGCGGAGCTGAAGTCCGCGCCGACGGCCAGGGCCCGCTGGGCCAGCTGCCAGCCGTCGGTGGAACCGGCCAGATACGGCTGGAGCACGCCGAGCGTGAAGGGTGACGAGCCGTCCGAGGCCGGGGCGGTCTCGAACCAGGCGGCGGGGGACGGCACCCGGGTGCAGCCGGTCCTGGCCAGTGCCAGCGGCAGTTCCAGGTCCGGGTTGACGCCGGGGCTGACCCGCCGGAAGAGCTTGAGGATGTACGTGTCCCCGAAGACCACGGAGGAGTTGGACTGCTCGGCGGTCACCAGCCGAGGGGTGAGCACCGAGGGGATCGCGGTCGAGGGTTCGCGCACGAAGAGCAGGGGGCCGAGCCGACCCGGCACCCGCAGCCGCTCCAGCAGCAGCGCGGCGAGCCGGGGGTCGTACAGCGCCTCGTAGACGGTGTGGCCGTGCAGCGGGCCGCCGTCCGGGCGGCCGATGAACGCCGGGGCGAGCGGCGGCGGCAGTGGCGCGGCCCGTACGCCCAGCAGGATCTGGTAGCAGTCGGCCGTGGGCTCGCCCGCGGGGGAGCCGGGCTGTTTGGCGCGGATGAGCAGATGGAGCAGTCCGGGGGCGGCGCCGCCCGCGGCGCACGGCAGCAGTTCGGTCGTGGAGACGAGGGTGAACCCCGTGACCGGGCGGCCCTTCCCCGCGAACCAGCGCTGCCGGGGCAGCCACTCGGTCAGCAGGGGGGCGAGTGAGGGCAGCAGCCCGCTCGGTCCGCGGGCGTCCACGCTGCTGACGGCCCGTCCGGCGGGTGACTGAGGGTGCTGTGTGCCCCGGACGAAGGGAGCTTCCGGCATGACGTCGCGTCCTTTCCCCGGGGCACCCACAGATA
Coding sequences within it:
- a CDS encoding ATP-binding protein, with translation MQVVLVAVVVAGCAVFTYLTDRSQAETAARRQATAAATAVADSPSVVRAIRTADPTAALQPYAEQVRKSTGVTFVTIMDPRGIRWTHPDPERIGEEFLGHTAPALRGETFTETYTGTLGPSVRVVTPVRDGGRITGLVSAGITVDEISARLRDQLLTLLGVALAALALGGAGTYVINRRLRHHTHGMNAGELSRMYDYHQATLHAVREGLLMLDGQRRVALVNDGARELLGLTDPVGRLISDLGLPAPLTGALLAAEPRVDELHLTAERVLVVNTSPVSSGGQRGTVVTLRDHTELQALSGELDSVRGFTEALRSQAHEAANRLHTVVSLIELGRVEEAVDFATAELELAQALTDQVVAAVAEPVLAALLLGKAAQANERGVELVLAPDSRIDDGLLPPGLPARDLVTVLGNLVDNAIDAAADHRDAVRRPLVTVTARAADGELLLRVADTGAGVDPAAAEAVFRRGWTTKTAATEGAHGTAGARGTTGVPGAARVPGTTGVPGAAGPAGRGLGLALVRQAVRRNGGTVEVGPAADGGAEFTVRLPLTSGTPRRSDAHPLAGAAGTTDTTPSTEHDGTRHHAEPPPAPADQPRTPAPRPAPKGAPRTADAPEWRR
- a CDS encoding cation:dicarboxylate symporter family transporter, translating into MAAQTSPAGQPTRRTPRDRTHYLYLAVIAAVLLGVAVGFAAPDVAVELKPIGKGFVNLIKMMISPIIFCTIVLGVGSVRKAAKVGAVGGLALGYFLLMSTVALAIGLLVGNILEPGSGLHLTSEAAKAGQGQAEGASESTTAFLLGIIPTTMVSAFTTEKVLQTLLVALLVGFALQGMGKAGEPVLRGIGHIQRLVFRVLSMIMWAAPVGAFGAIAAVVGETGTDALKSLAVIMIGFYVTCALFVFLVLGTLLRLVAGVNILHLLTYLGREFLLIVSTSSSESALPRLIAKMEHAGVSKPVAGITVPTGYSFNLDGTAIYLTMASLFIAEAMGDPLSIGQQISLLLFMIVASKGAAGVTGAGMATLASGLQSHRPELVDGVGMIVGIDRFMSEARAVTNFAGNAVATVLVGTWTKEIDKDRMREVLAGRLPFDEATLADDAHGGGADGHEGPKENAPKEAAGV
- a CDS encoding methyltransferase — protein: MDIDQRYAYEAEEPRPEEPAADESVPGKSVPDASAADEARIMQLAAGGGFARALAVAARLGIADILDGGRLPYHEIAARGGADPDVTRRLMETLTLCGVFERDACGDYGLAAAFARLRGSHPRSLRNFCVLMAETYDDAFAGLPHTVATGESGFERVFGKPLYAYLAGDPEAERVFDAAMAELARPVVAELARRADFGTVRRVIDIGGGDGTVLAGVLAAHPLLEGVCVDRPSVCERARARLRAGAGERPADGRLAFRPADIFAEVPAGGDRYLLKNVLHDWDAERRLRILTVVREAMLRTEATRATPRLLIVEPLQESDADGAHTLFQMVMCGKDTELFTGPEMHKLVQTAGFTLLSAERLAGGHHVFECVAVAS
- a CDS encoding RDD family protein, whose amino-acid sequence is MPEEVGDIRRMLFAGIDCAITIVGGFSLAAQLAHGKGAATLGIGATLGIYVGCVFGVSFVNHVLGTLLFRTTVGKFLLVTRVVREADAGRPRFWQTVGRWLLGLTWLPMQPLRALILADGDPYEDACGLRYVRSRDLRR
- the glgB gene encoding 1,4-alpha-glucan branching enzyme, producing MTSEARAERGVRPAPPLDPADRRRLLAGEHHDPHGHLGAHPVPGGVVFRALRPFARSVAVTAKGLRAQLRSEGDGFFAGVLPLTEVPDYRLLVTYDHDELELHDPYRFLPALGELDLHLISEGRHEQLWQALGARPMTHQGVTGTRFTVWAPNARGVRVVGDFTYWDGTAFPMRSLGHSGVWELFLPGVGEGALYKYEITRPDGGHTQRADPLARRTECPPANGSVVHASHHQWQDAAWLERRTEHRIHESPFSVYEVHLPSWRPGLTYRQLAEQLPAYVKDLGFTHVEFMPVAEHPFGGSWGYQVTGFYAPTARLGTPDDLKFLIDALHQAGIGVIVDWVPAHFPRDDWALAAFDGTSLYEHADPQRAAHPDWGTLEFDYGRTEVRNFLVANAVYWCEEFHIDGLRVDAVASMLYLDYSREDGQWTPNARGGREDLDAVAFLQEMNATVYRRCPGVVTIAEESTAWDGVTRPTHLVGAGGFGGLGFGLKWNMGWMHDSLGYVAHEPVHRKYHHNEMTFSMVYAYSENYVLPISHDEVVHGKQALVSKMPGDWWQRRADHRAYLGFMWAHPGKQLLFMGQEFAQGAEWSHEHGPEWWLLDDSYASAGDHRGVRDLVRDLNRLYTATPSLWQRDTMPEGFAWVTGDAWEDNVFAFLRFDAQGGPLLSVSNFSPVVRHEYRLGVPERIAAWHEVLNTDAAAYGGSGVANDEPMKAEPIPWHGRRTSIAPVLPPLATIWLRPA